The genomic segment AACCTTGCTTCCGGTTCTTCTCACAGGTGCCCTTGTGATCTTTCTGATCATGATGATGAACCGCCAGATGGCAGGTGGCGGTGGCGGCGGAAATGCAAAGATGATGAATTTCGGCAAGAGCCGCGCAAGAATGTCATCTCCGGATGATAATAAGAAAGTTACCTTTGACAAGGTAGCAGGTCTGCAGGAGGAGAAGGAAGATCTGGCAGAGGTGGTAGATTTCCTGAAATCCCCACAGAAATATACAAAAGTAGGCGCAAGGATCCCGAAAGGTGTGCTGCTTGTGGGACCTCCCGGAACAGGTAAGACACTTTTGGCAAAGGCAGTGGCAGGAGAAGCGGGAGTTCCGTTTTTCTCTATTTCCGGTTCTGACTTTGTGGAAATGTTTGTGGGTGTAGGTGCATCACGTGTGCGTGATCTTTTTGAAGAAGGCAAACGCCATGCACCATGTATTATTTTCATTGATGAGATCGATGCGGTTGCAAGGCAGCGTGGAACCGGTATGGGCGGTGGACATGATGAGAGAGAGCAGACGCTGAACCAGCTTCTGGTAGAGATGGATGGCTTTGGTGTGAATGAAGGGATCATTGTGATGGCAGCGACGAACCGCGTGGATATCCTGGATCCTGCAATCCTTCGTCCGGGACGTTTTGACCGTAAGGTTGCAGTGGGACGTCCGGATGTGAAGGGAAGAGAAGAGATCCTCCGCGTTCATGCCAAGGATAAACCTCTTGGTGAGGATGTAGATCTGACTCAGATTGCCAGAACAACAGCAGGATTTACAGGTGCAGACCTGGAGAATCTTCTGAATGAAGCTGCCATTGAAGCTGCAAGACGGGGAAGGGGATTTATCCTTCAGTCTGATATCAAAGGTGCCTTTATCAAAGTAGGTATCGGTGCAGAGAAGAAGAGTAAGGTGATCTCTGAGAAAGAGAAAAAGATCACTGCGTATCATGAATCCGGACATGCGATCCTGTTTCATGTACTTCCGGATATGGATCCTGTCTATACGATTTCCATTATCCCGACAGGAATGGGAGCAGCAGGTTACACCATGCCTCTTCCGGATAATGATGAGATGTTTAATACCAAAGGAAAAATGCTTCAGGATATTATGACACTGTTAGGCGGGCGCATAGCAGAGGAAATTATCTTCGGAGATATTACGACTGGTGCATCCAATGACATCAAACGTGCAACTGCGACAGCCAGAAGTATGGTTATGAAATACGGAATGTCTGATAAACTTGGTCTTATCTGTTATGGTGATGACGATGACGAGGTATTTATCGGCAGAGATTTGGCTCATACCAGAAGTTACAGCGAGGATGTTGCCAAGTCCATTGATGAAGAAATCCGCCGTATTATCAGTGAATGTCATGATCAGGCAAAGAAGATCATTCTGGAACATGAGGATGTTCTGCACAAGTGTGCAAGTCTTCTCCTCGAGAAGGAAAAGGTGCACAGAGACGAATTTGAAGCACTTTTTACAACAGAAAATCCGGAAACAGAAAACAACAGTATATAATGTATACAAAAAAGTGTGCCAAATTTTGTGAAGTTTGTGCACACTTTTCTCTTGCCTCATGGTATTATATAAACCGTAAAAACCCCCCAATACATTATATAGTTTTTGCTACACCCCATAAGAAGAAATACCTTCTCCAAAAAGGCCAGCTTATCCCGCTGGCTTTTTTACTGTCTTAAAATATCATTACTGTTCACGTTATTTTCAGCAATGAAATATCTGCTTCGCCGGAATCCGGCAGTCCGAAATACTGTGACAGAATGAATGGTTGTGCAGAATCACTGGATATCTAAATATTTTTGGGAAAAACAGATGGTTGTCAGATGGTTTATTTTAGGATAAAATAATAAAATGATAAATGACAGAGAGGACTGGACGGAAATGGAATATGAAAAAGCAGATATAAAAAAAAGAATGCAGTACATCCTGAATATGCGTCCTGTGTTTAATAAAGAGGCGCTTTTCAGTGACGGAACAGAATATTACAGAACACCTGCAGAACCAAAGGCAGGAGATACAGTAACGATCAAATTCCGTACCCAGAGAAATAATGTGGATTCTGTATATCTGGTAAGCCAGGAGCAGCGTGTGCAGATGGAGATTTGCGGGACAGAGAACGGATTTGATTATTATTCTGCCCAGGTGACGATTGGAGAGGACATCTTCCGTTATTATTTTGAGATACAGTATGGATGGGTAACCTGTTATTACAATAATCAGGGAGTCTGTATGAAACATGAGGGCAGGATGGATTTTGAGATTTATCCGGGCTTTGATACTCCAAGGTGGGCCAAAGGTGCGGTAATGTACCAGATTTATGTAGACCGTTTTCTTAACGGAGATCCTACCAATGATGTTGTGACCGGAGAATATCATTATATTGGAGATAAGAGTGTACAGGTAGAACAGTGGAATAAGATTCCGGCAGTGATGGGTGTGCGTGAATTTTACGGCGGTGACCTGCAGGGAATTATGAACAAACTGGATTATCTGCAGGATCTGGGAGTCGAGGTTATTTATTTAAATCCGATTTTTGTTTCTCCAAGTAATCATAAGTATGACTGTCAGGATTATGATTATGTGGATCCACATTACGGCAGGATTGTAGAAGATTGTAATAAGGGAATCCTTCTTGGAGACGACG from the Blautia wexlerae DSM 19850 genome contains:
- the ftsH gene encoding ATP-dependent zinc metalloprotease FtsH, with amino-acid sequence MNKQPSRIGLYLVLVIALVAGYFYLNNQVVSQSNYTQKQLEQALEDNKVVDATIQQNREVPTGSVIVDTTDSGQKKVYVTDVNQAIELLNKYDIDITTQDVPGDNVFLTTLLPVLLTGALVIFLIMMMNRQMAGGGGGGNAKMMNFGKSRARMSSPDDNKKVTFDKVAGLQEEKEDLAEVVDFLKSPQKYTKVGARIPKGVLLVGPPGTGKTLLAKAVAGEAGVPFFSISGSDFVEMFVGVGASRVRDLFEEGKRHAPCIIFIDEIDAVARQRGTGMGGGHDEREQTLNQLLVEMDGFGVNEGIIVMAATNRVDILDPAILRPGRFDRKVAVGRPDVKGREEILRVHAKDKPLGEDVDLTQIARTTAGFTGADLENLLNEAAIEAARRGRGFILQSDIKGAFIKVGIGAEKKSKVISEKEKKITAYHESGHAILFHVLPDMDPVYTISIIPTGMGAAGYTMPLPDNDEMFNTKGKMLQDIMTLLGGRIAEEIIFGDITTGASNDIKRATATARSMVMKYGMSDKLGLICYGDDDDEVFIGRDLAHTRSYSEDVAKSIDEEIRRIISECHDQAKKIILEHEDVLHKCASLLLEKEKVHRDEFEALFTTENPETENNSI